A region of the Pseudomonas silesiensis genome:
ATCGCCAAAAAGCGGACTACTCTTTCAACGTTGCTTGATCCAGATCAAGACCCTTGGTGGAAATGATCCGGCGGCCAGATGGCCAGACTCCCTACGTTGTGATGTTTGCAAAAAAAGAACGAATTCGAATTCGCCACACTCCATATCCGTGGGGGCAGTGGGTGCAGGCCGCAGGCCTTCAGCCGGTATTACCTGACAGAGGAAGACTTATGTTCGGTTTGGAGGCTCTTGATCTCGCCCGAATCCAATTCGCGTTCACCATCTCGTTCCACATTCTGTTCCCGGCCATCACCATCGGCCTGGCGAGTTACCTGGCGGTGCTCGAAGGGCTGTGGCTGAAAACCAACAACAACACGTATCGCGACCTGTACCACTTCTGGTCGAAGATCTTTGCCGTCAACTTCGGCATGGGGGTGGTTTCCGGGCTGGTCATGGCTTACCAGTTCGGTACCAACTGGAGCCGCTTCTCGGACTTCGCCGGTGCCGTGACCGGGCCGTTGCTGACGTACGAAGTGTTGACCGCGTTCTTCCTCGAGGCCGGTTTCCTGGGGGTCATGCTGTTCGGCTGGAACAAGGTCGGGCGCAACCTGCACTTCTTCTCGACGGTCATGGTCGCCATTGGCACCCTGATCTCGACCTTCTGGATTCTTGCCTCCAATAGCTGGATGCAGACGCCGCAGGGCTACGAAATCGTCAATGGCCAGGTGATTCCGGTGGACTGGCTGGCCGTGATCTTCAACCCGTCGTTCCCCTACCGCCTGATGCACATGGCGACGGCCGCATTCGTTGCGACCGCATTCTTCGTCGGCTCCTCGGCGGCCTGGCATTTGCTTCGCGGCAAGGACAACCCGGCGATCCGCACCATGCTCTCGATGGCCATGTGGATGGCCCTGATCGTGGCGCCTATCCAGGCGGTCATCGGTGATTTCCACGGGCTTAACACGCTCAAGCATCAGCCGGCGAAAATT
Encoded here:
- a CDS encoding cytochrome ubiquinol oxidase subunit I, which encodes MFGLEALDLARIQFAFTISFHILFPAITIGLASYLAVLEGLWLKTNNNTYRDLYHFWSKIFAVNFGMGVVSGLVMAYQFGTNWSRFSDFAGAVTGPLLTYEVLTAFFLEAGFLGVMLFGWNKVGRNLHFFSTVMVAIGTLISTFWILASNSWMQTPQGYEIVNGQVIPVDWLAVIFNPSFPYRLMHMATAAFVATAFFVGSSAAWHLLRGKDNPAIRTMLSMAMWMALIVAPIQAVIGDFHGLNTLKHQPAKIAAIEGHWENHGDEPTPLILFGWPDMKEERTKFAVEIPYLGSLILTHSLDKQVPALKEFPPEDRPNSTIVFWSFRIMVGLGFLMIFTGLWSLWLRKRDKLYTSRPFLYLALWMGPSGLIAILAGWFTTEIGRQPWVVYGLMRTADASSNHSFMQMSITLVLFVVVYFALFGAGLGYMMRLVRKGPKIDEGKETNEGGPGQKRTPARPLSAADEDNDDTDNRPSLTKEI